A part of Rhopalosiphum maidis isolate BTI-1 chromosome 3, ASM367621v3, whole genome shotgun sequence genomic DNA contains:
- the LOC113555945 gene encoding paramyosin-like, with the protein MDNESDILHCKIEKLEIYIDELETSLYEHEDTIAKLDDKMLVAIEALDLMKLQQTDMCNELVNKNEELINNYETIHTRWLYNQEENECLRANNEQIHTLLEEQKIKIDDLENVKSTQLKEIKKLQKQLSSVMKKFQDNQRLLKSELKVKDQEIICIQKTLADKITQYADLEKKMSTEQDRNESLQSSIGELKIKYDKDVCALQAEITGLRDELKQTFTKLEKVEHQLQEARNETIYRTTEFKEKIQETSDALCKEKNKLEKKYSKLKAENMSLVSNVACVNTKLCNSQMENNTLKCQLMEQKKSIKLLEATKYRLQHEMERIKKNEELTAKIVMTEREQHDREQKISEKKLELKSQEERELKELSKKLSERIICLKKINYDCDMPEKSKC; encoded by the coding sequence atggacAACGAAAGTGATATATTACATtgcaaaatagaaaaattggaGATTTATATAGATGAACTAGAAACAAGCTTATATGAACATGAAGATACAATTGCTAAATTAGATGATAAGATGTTGGTGGCCATTGAAGCGCTGGATTTAATGAAACTGCAACAGACAGATATGTGCAACGAGTTGGTTAACAAAAATGaagaactaattaataattatgaaacgaTACACACGCGTTGGTTGTATAACCAAGAAGAAAACGAATGTTTACGGGCTAACAATGAGCAGATACATACTCTGTTGGAAGAACAGAAGATAAAGATAGATGACttagaaaatgtaaaatcgactcaattaaaagaaattaaaaaactacaaaagcAACTGTCATCTGTCATGAAAAAGTTTCAGGATAACCAACGACTACTAAAATCAGAACTTAAAGTTAAAGATCaagaaataatttgtatacaaaagaCTTTAGCGGataaaattacacaatatgCCGATCTAGAGAAAAAAATGAGTACCGAACAAGACCGTAATGAGTCTTTGCAGTCGTCGATtggtgaattaaaaattaagtacgaTAAAGACGTATGTGCATTGCAGGCAGAGATTACTGGACTACGGGatgaattaaaacaaactttCACTAAATTGGAGAAGGTTGAACATCAATTACAAGAAGCACGAAATGAAACAATTTATCGAACGACCGAGTTCAAGGAAAAAATTCAAGAAACAAGTGATGCTCTATGtaaagagaaaaataaattggaaaaaaaatacagtaagCTTAAGGCTGAGAACATGTCGTTGGTCTCAAACGTGGCGTGTGTTAATACAAAACTATGTAATTCACAAATGGAAAACAATACTCTCAAATGTCAGCTCATGGAGCAAAAGAAATCGATTAAACTCTTGGAAGCAACGAAATATAGGCTACAACATGAAATGGAAAGAATCAAGAAGAACGAAGAGTTGACAGCAAAAATTGTCATGACAGAACGTGAACAGCATGATCGAGAGCAAAAAATTTCTGAAAAGAAATTAGAATTGAAATCTCAAGAAGAACGTGAACTCAAGGAGTTGAGTAAAAAGCTATCGGAACGAattatatgtttgaaaaaaattaattatgattgcGATATGCccgaaaaatcaaaatgttga